caactaacagctgatcggtgaaaattcgcacattcacacgcacagttctcgactcagtttcaaaagaaaatttagattatttaattcaaattttaaagtgagataatccttacaaatttatgtatacagaatatatatggcgtttttgttgttattgaatcaatagttttatttattattaaagcttttataattttttttttaactttgaaaaaactccgaacaccattccttcattatatgacattcgactgcctagtccactgccttccactctattcgcaacataacctctacttaagctgccaaactatatagcagGGATGCactttaacgttaagctaatcgtttatccaaaaatttccaccgtttccgttgaaacacttcgaaatattatcgataaagaaattatcaagataaattgtatctcgattTTAGCCGAAACAAAAAGCTTTCGTTATcattaaaaactttaacaaaaacgtgatactatatgtttgaattgtgctggcaatgctatagccatcgtgaagccgtaaggtggtaacagcgagcggacatacacacacaaactccatgtaatttgtttgtgtaattcattggtggtaatgtcaaaaataatctgagaaatgttcgtactgtcaaaattcatgagaaaagttgcaatcagcttgcctgatgctttcacctttaatgactccgccatcaatcagctttgccagcatagtttgaaattaataatcaacataaacgatttgatttcgttttgatatggcagaaaacgaaacaaaatcatttcgttaatttgacgttcttaacgttaataaacgaaacgaaatgactttgtttcgtttattaacgttaattatcgtaacgaaatgatatcggttcgttggttaagcatgcctgctatatagtaaacaatggcgtTACTGAAACGATTTACATTAGAGTATGGAGTTAATCGAAATGGCTTCTGAAATAAATTACTTAATATTCAATGGCCAAAAAAATTTGCCATTTAATGGTGTTAATCTTTATTATTCAGGAAagttattataaatataaaaagttatgACTATACCAAGGGCTTTGGCACTTAAatttaagatttaaaaaaaagtgaaGTTAATCGATGTGTGCACTGAGCGGCTCATTTAATGATCTTACTTACTTCCTCACTTAACACTATGTACATATTCcttgcttttgaatttttttacgtTACTAGATGCCCGTTAATCATGTGACGCGTTTGGTGAAGGAGGCCGTTAAGGTGGGCTATCGGCACATAGACTGTGCTGATAGTTATGGAAATCAAACAGAAGTAGGCGTTGGGTTGGAAGAGATATTTAAAGAGGGTGTAGTGAAAAGGTAACATTAACTACATGACGTAAATCGAAACTTACatcctcacatttttagaaaatacctTTTCATCACTGGAAAGTTGTGGAATACTAAACATGATCCGAAATTGGTGCGTGGTGCTTGTGAAAATGCTTTAAAGGAATTGAGAATTACATATTTTGATAATTACCTTATACATTGGCCTACTGGTTTCGCGGATAGTGAAGAAATGTATCCGAAAGATGCAGATGGTAGAACTAGATTCACCGATGTTGATTATATCGATACATGGTGTGCCTTGGAGGGTTTGGTTGAACTTGGACTTTGTCGTTCGATAGGCTTGTCCAATTTTAACATACAGCAAATAAAACGTGTGTTAGATGTAGCGCGTATAAAACCAGCCAATTTGCAAGTCGAATGCCATCCATATTTAAATCAAAGCAAATTAATGGATTTCTGTCGGGAACATAATATTGTTGTAACAGCTTACAGCCCGTTAGGTTCACCCCATTCCCCTTATGATAAACCGGGTGCATACAAACTATTGGAACACCCGATAATAATTGAGTTatccaaaaaatatcaaaaggGTCCTGCGCTGGTATTGCTGCAATACCAGCTACAACGCGGTAATGTAGTGATCACTATGTCAACGCGGACTGAGCATATGACAGATAATCTCAATGTTTGCAGTTTTGAGTTAAGTGAAGCGGATATGGAAGAAATTGACAAATTGGATATTAACGGGCGATTTAATCTAATGAAAAGGTGAGTAAATAATTATATTGTTGGTCCCATGGAAAATTAACACAGTTCGTTGTTCGCGTGAAAGACTACACTGAAAggaaatactggtaaaatcaaccgaaatacgggtcaattcaaccgaaatttctgtaaatttttatcaatcgcaacaagatgttgaatcaactgcgcaaaaTTGATCCGTAATTGAcaattttagtagtcaaataaagaaaaagttgtttcattatacttt
The Eurosta solidaginis isolate ZX-2024a chromosome 5, ASM4086904v1, whole genome shotgun sequence DNA segment above includes these coding regions:
- the LOC137254429 gene encoding aldo-keto reductase family 1 member B1-like isoform X1; this encodes MSAIANIDKLCGDNFYSWSVQMKGLLITQDLWDVVELSCSAEATVAEKEQWHKLDRKALATITLCVRSSELIYIRNCKIAKEAWQNLEKTYKDKGPGRKMPVNHVTRLVKEAVKVGYRHIDCADSYGNQTEVGVGLEEIFKEGVVKRKYLFITGKLWNTKHDPKLVRGACENALKELRITYFDNYLIHWPTGFADSEEMYPKDADGRTRFTDVDYIDTWCALEGLVELGLCRSIGLSNFNIQQIKRVLDVARIKPANLQVECHPYLNQSKLMDFCREHNIVVTAYSPLGSPHSPYDKPGAYKLLEHPIIIELSKKYQKGPALVLLQYQLQRGNVVITMSTRTEHMTDNLNVCSFELSEADMEEIDKLDINGRFNLMKSANGHPHHSFEDWHS
- the LOC137254429 gene encoding aldo-keto reductase family 1 member B1-like isoform X4, which encodes MPVNHVTRLVKEAVKVGYRHIDCADSYGNQTEVGVGLEEIFKEGVVKRKYLFITGKLWNTKHDPKLVRGACENALKELRITYFDNYLIHWPTGFADSEEMYPKDADGRTRFTDVDYIDTWCALEGLVELGLCRSIGLSNFNIQQIKRVLDVARIKPANLQVECHPYLNQSKLMDFCREHNIVVTAYSPLGSPHSPYDKPGAYKLLEHPIIIELSKKYQKGPALVLLQYQLQRGNVVITMSTRTEHMTDNLNVCSFELSEADMEEIDKLDINGRFNLMKSANGHPHHSFEDWHS
- the LOC137254429 gene encoding aldo-keto reductase family 1 member B1-like isoform X2, whose protein sequence is MSAIANIDKLCGDNFYSWSVQMKGLLITQDLWDVVELSCSAEATVAEKEQWHKLDRKALATITLCVRSSELIYIRNCKIAKEAWQNLEKTYKDKGPGRKMPVNHVTRLVKEAVKVGYRHIDCADSYGNQTEVGVGLEEIFKEGVVKRKYLFITGKLWNTKHDPKLVRGACENALKELRITYFDNYLIHWPTGFADSEEMYPKDADGRTRFTDVDYIDTWCALEGLVELGLCRSIGLSNFNIQQIKRVLDVARIKPANLQVECHPYLNQSKLMDFCREHNIVVTAYSPLGSPHSPYDKPGAYKLLEHPIIIELSKKYQKGPALVLLQYQLQRGNVVITMSTRTEHMTDNLNVCSFELSEADMEEIDKLDINGRFNLMKRLH
- the LOC137254429 gene encoding aldo-keto reductase family 1 member B1-like isoform X3, with the translated sequence MIIVFFSGKTIKEIRKMTIPTVKLNNGVEMPIFGFGTWRMPVNHVTRLVKEAVKVGYRHIDCADSYGNQTEVGVGLEEIFKEGVVKRKYLFITGKLWNTKHDPKLVRGACENALKELRITYFDNYLIHWPTGFADSEEMYPKDADGRTRFTDVDYIDTWCALEGLVELGLCRSIGLSNFNIQQIKRVLDVARIKPANLQVECHPYLNQSKLMDFCREHNIVVTAYSPLGSPHSPYDKPGAYKLLEHPIIIELSKKYQKGPALVLLQYQLQRGNVVITMSTRTEHMTDNLNVCSFELSEADMEEIDKLDINGRFNLMKSANGHPHHSFEDWHS